The Pseudomonas azotoformans genome has a segment encoding these proteins:
- a CDS encoding ABC transporter substrate-binding protein encodes MGDSSRMTGVLITRLWRRAVLLACLLLAAPAWSADILLTAAEDGAGVQAFAQALAQQRPEDRVTFTALKDLPAPGRLPANTRLILLDLPGLDWRLQEPQGPPTLVLRISRLQAHQRLGSMPHPRISLLWSDPPLDRQLRLIAGILPQARRIGVLYGADSEFLLPELRQHAAPLGLEIMPQLWDNINDSRPLQTLFRNSDVLLGLDDPQLYNPKTAKNLLLSSYAQQLPLIGPNAGFVRAGSLASTYSDQADWLAVLDRLLDHSPANWPRSLYPERFKVVGNPQVARSLGIEQVDEASVGARLAEGEKRP; translated from the coding sequence ATGGGCGACTCGTCAAGGATGACTGGCGTGTTGATCACTCGGCTCTGGCGGCGTGCCGTGCTGCTCGCGTGCCTGCTGTTGGCGGCGCCGGCGTGGAGCGCCGACATCCTGCTGACCGCCGCCGAAGACGGCGCCGGTGTGCAAGCCTTTGCCCAGGCCCTGGCCCAGCAACGCCCTGAAGACCGTGTCACCTTCACCGCCCTCAAAGACTTGCCGGCACCCGGTCGACTGCCGGCCAACACCCGTCTGATTTTGCTGGACCTGCCAGGCCTCGACTGGCGCCTGCAAGAGCCTCAGGGCCCACCGACCCTGGTGCTGCGCATCAGCCGCCTGCAAGCCCATCAGCGCCTGGGCAGCATGCCGCACCCCCGCATCAGCCTGCTGTGGAGCGACCCGCCGCTGGATCGCCAACTGCGCCTGATCGCGGGCATCCTGCCGCAGGCGCGACGCATCGGCGTGCTCTATGGCGCCGACAGTGAGTTCCTGCTGCCCGAACTGCGCCAGCATGCCGCGCCGCTGGGCCTGGAGATCATGCCGCAGCTGTGGGACAACATTAATGACAGTCGGCCGCTGCAGACCCTGTTCCGCAACAGTGACGTGCTGCTCGGCCTCGACGACCCGCAGCTGTACAACCCGAAAACCGCGAAGAACCTGTTGCTGAGCAGTTACGCCCAGCAATTGCCGCTGATAGGCCCGAACGCGGGCTTCGTGCGGGCCGGCAGCCTGGCCAGCACCTACAGCGACCAGGCCGACTGGTTGGCCGTGCTCGACCGCCTGCTCGACCACTCGCCGGCCAACTGGCCGCGCTCGCTGTACCCGGAACGCTTCAAAGTCGTGGGCAACCCGCAAGTCGCGCGCTCACTGGGGATCGAACAGGTGGATGAAGCCAGTGTCGGCGCCCGATTGGCCGAAGGAGAAAAACGCCCATGA
- a CDS encoding TonB-dependent receptor plug domain-containing protein: MYLGPPPRSSLWLMLLCSAPTLADDLFLDSQPLPQVLTATRLKQSAAAVPGSMTVIDSELIKASGARDISELLRLVPGMMVGYTTGNQAAVNYHGTSASDARRMQVLIDGRSVYRAGLATVDWSDIPVAMEDIERIEVFRGPNTVSYGANALMAVVNILTRSPANSHGTRVKVVRGERGINDFYASQGAGWETGDLRLSLSGQQDDGFDSDASGADRRDSRRLSRFSLAISQTLNTQQSIDVQLDAKEGTNQRPYTYSPVFAGITEGGNNSDVTAKDYAGSLRWNFDFNPEHSLYIQGSAQQWDRQQVWKACDAKVSFSPELTQLWQMNPNYAELLARHMDTYSQGSAPPGSAAEQALANQVLQQWRDGASQSVCGDIDQSTRESRYDLEIQDTLSLSDSLRLVSGMNYRYDRADSDTYFNGTLDDTTWRLFGQLEWRASEHWLLQGGAMYEDTHLSGNSLTPRVAVNYLINPRHGLRAVYSEAIRSPDMFENNVNWSYRVTNLSSPAYGQTTGQYFVKTRGPGNLDKEMMKSRELGYNGFFADIGLNMDVKLFYDEITDMISSPLRNNQYIASNANSSRFTGAESQFDWRVSNADRLRLTYAYVDASSSNPLDKAQTARNSGSAGWLREWGQGWSSALFYYGDDALNQYRFERVDLRVAKRIALGKANVELAGMLQERLDNQPTTWADNNYDHRHVLYFSAELEF; this comes from the coding sequence GTGTATTTGGGCCCTCCTCCTCGCTCATCCCTCTGGTTGATGTTGTTGTGCAGCGCACCGACGCTGGCCGACGACCTGTTCCTCGACAGCCAGCCGCTGCCCCAGGTATTGACGGCCACGCGCCTCAAGCAGTCGGCCGCCGCTGTACCGGGCAGCATGACCGTGATCGACAGCGAGTTGATCAAGGCCAGCGGCGCGCGGGACATCAGTGAGTTGCTGCGCCTGGTGCCGGGGATGATGGTCGGTTACACCACCGGCAACCAGGCGGCGGTGAACTACCACGGTACCAGCGCCAGCGACGCGCGGCGCATGCAGGTGTTGATCGACGGCCGCTCGGTCTACCGCGCGGGCCTGGCCACCGTGGACTGGAGCGACATTCCGGTGGCAATGGAGGATATCGAGCGCATTGAAGTGTTCCGTGGCCCCAATACCGTCAGCTACGGCGCCAATGCCTTGATGGCGGTGGTGAACATTCTTACGCGCTCGCCGGCCAACAGCCACGGTACGCGGGTAAAAGTGGTGCGTGGCGAACGCGGTATCAACGACTTTTATGCCAGCCAGGGCGCGGGCTGGGAAACCGGCGACTTGCGCCTGTCCCTGTCCGGGCAGCAAGACGACGGCTTCGACAGCGATGCGTCTGGCGCCGACCGCCGCGACAGTCGCCGCCTCAGCCGCTTCAGCCTGGCGATCAGCCAGACGCTGAACACGCAGCAAAGCATCGACGTACAACTGGACGCAAAGGAAGGCACCAACCAGCGGCCGTATACCTACAGCCCTGTCTTTGCCGGAATTACAGAAGGCGGTAACAACTCCGACGTCACCGCCAAGGATTACGCCGGCTCCCTGCGCTGGAATTTCGACTTCAACCCTGAGCACAGCCTGTATATCCAGGGCTCGGCCCAGCAGTGGGACCGCCAGCAAGTCTGGAAAGCCTGTGACGCCAAGGTCTCGTTCAGCCCCGAGCTGACCCAGTTGTGGCAGATGAACCCCAACTACGCCGAACTGCTGGCCCGGCACATGGACACCTACAGCCAAGGCAGCGCACCACCGGGCAGCGCCGCCGAACAGGCGTTGGCCAACCAGGTGCTGCAACAATGGCGCGACGGTGCCAGCCAAAGCGTCTGCGGCGACATCGACCAGAGCACCCGCGAAAGCCGCTACGACCTGGAGATTCAAGACACCCTCAGCCTGTCCGACAGCCTGCGCCTGGTCAGCGGCATGAACTACCGCTATGACCGCGCCGACTCCGACACCTACTTCAACGGCACCCTGGACGACACCACCTGGCGCCTGTTCGGCCAGTTGGAATGGCGCGCCAGCGAGCATTGGCTGCTGCAAGGCGGCGCCATGTATGAAGACACTCACCTGAGCGGCAACTCGCTGACGCCACGGGTGGCGGTCAACTACCTGATCAACCCGCGCCACGGCCTGCGTGCGGTGTACTCCGAAGCGATCCGCTCGCCGGACATGTTCGAGAACAACGTCAACTGGAGTTATCGCGTCACCAACCTCAGCTCCCCGGCCTACGGACAGACCACCGGGCAATACTTCGTAAAAACCCGGGGGCCGGGTAACCTCGATAAAGAGATGATGAAGTCACGGGAACTGGGGTACAACGGCTTCTTTGCCGACATCGGGCTGAACATGGACGTGAAACTGTTCTACGACGAGATCACCGACATGATCAGCTCGCCGCTGCGCAATAACCAGTACATTGCCAGCAACGCCAACAGCTCACGGTTCACCGGCGCCGAGTCGCAGTTCGACTGGCGCGTGAGCAACGCCGATCGTCTGCGGCTCACCTATGCTTACGTCGATGCCAGCAGCAGCAACCCGCTGGACAAAGCACAGACCGCGCGCAACAGTGGCTCCGCCGGCTGGTTGCGTGAGTGGGGCCAGGGTTGGTCCAGCGCGCTGTTCTACTATGGCGATGACGCACTCAACCAATATCGCTTCGAACGGGTCGACCTGCGGGTGGCCAAGCGCATTGCCCTGGGCAAAGCCAACGTGGAGCTGGCCGGCATGTTGCAAGAACGCCTCGACAACCAGCCCACCACCTGGGCCGACAACAATTACGACCATCGCCACGTGCTCTACTTCAGCGCCGAGTTAGAGTTCTGA
- a CDS encoding NAD(P)H-dependent glycerol-3-phosphate dehydrogenase — translation MTEQRPIAVLGGGSFGTAVANLLAENGHAVRQWMRDPEQAEAIRVHRENPRYLKGIKIHPAVEPVTDLLETLTACDLCFVALPSSALRSVLAPHAERLAGKLLVSLTKGIEAQTFKLMSEILEEIAPQARIGVLSGPNLAREVAEHALTATVVASEDEELCERVQAVLHGRTFRVYASSDRFGVELGGALKNVYAIIAGMAVALGMGENTKSMLITRALAEMTRFAVNQGANPMTFLGLAGVGDLIVTCSSPKSRNYQVGFALGQGLSLEDAVTRLGEVAEGVNTLKVLKAKAQEVGVYMPLVAGLHAILFEGRTLNQVIELLMRAEPKTDVDFISTSGFN, via the coding sequence ATGACTGAACAGCGCCCTATTGCGGTCCTGGGAGGCGGAAGTTTTGGTACCGCCGTGGCAAACCTGCTGGCCGAGAACGGCCACGCTGTGCGCCAGTGGATGCGCGATCCCGAACAGGCCGAGGCCATTCGGGTGCACCGGGAAAATCCGCGTTACCTCAAAGGCATCAAGATTCATCCGGCGGTCGAGCCGGTCACCGACCTGCTGGAAACCCTCACAGCGTGCGACCTGTGCTTCGTCGCGCTACCCTCCAGCGCCTTGCGCTCGGTGCTGGCGCCCCACGCTGAGCGTCTGGCCGGCAAGCTGCTGGTCAGCCTGACCAAGGGCATCGAGGCGCAGACCTTCAAGCTGATGAGCGAAATCCTCGAAGAAATCGCTCCCCAGGCGCGCATTGGCGTGCTGTCCGGGCCGAACCTGGCACGGGAAGTGGCCGAACACGCGCTGACCGCCACGGTGGTCGCCAGTGAAGATGAGGAACTCTGCGAACGTGTCCAGGCCGTATTGCATGGCCGCACGTTCCGCGTCTATGCCAGCAGCGACCGTTTTGGCGTCGAGCTCGGCGGTGCGCTGAAAAACGTCTACGCGATCATCGCTGGCATGGCCGTCGCGCTGGGCATGGGCGAAAACACCAAGAGCATGCTGATCACCCGCGCCCTGGCCGAGATGACCCGCTTTGCGGTGAACCAGGGCGCCAACCCGATGACCTTCCTGGGGCTGGCGGGCGTGGGCGACTTGATCGTCACCTGCTCCTCGCCGAAAAGCCGCAATTACCAGGTCGGGTTTGCCCTCGGCCAGGGCCTGAGCCTGGAAGACGCAGTGACCCGCCTGGGCGAAGTGGCCGAAGGGGTCAATACCCTCAAGGTGCTCAAGGCCAAGGCCCAGGAAGTCGGCGTGTATATGCCGCTGGTCGCCGGGTTGCACGCGATCCTGTTTGAAGGGCGCACCTTGAACCAGGTCATCGAGTTGCTGATGCGTGCCGAGCCCAAGACCGATGTCGACTTTATTTCCACCAGTGGTTTCAACTGA
- a CDS encoding DUF4389 domain-containing protein, which translates to MNDPKAAPKYESIALRILWMLVFALVWQVAQFLLGALVVVQLIYRLVYSAPNLGLMNFGDSLSQFLAQIGRFGSFHTEQKPWPFADWPTPRAPEGEAAHSVPPAPHPVRDEEPKL; encoded by the coding sequence ATGAACGATCCGAAAGCAGCCCCCAAGTACGAATCCATTGCCCTGCGCATCCTGTGGATGCTGGTGTTTGCCCTGGTGTGGCAAGTGGCGCAGTTCCTGCTCGGCGCGCTGGTGGTGGTGCAGCTGATCTACCGTCTGGTCTACAGCGCCCCGAACCTGGGCCTGATGAACTTTGGTGACAGCCTCAGCCAGTTCCTGGCGCAGATCGGCCGCTTCGGCAGCTTCCACACTGAGCAGAAACCGTGGCCGTTCGCCGACTGGCCGACTCCGCGCGCACCCGAGGGCGAAGCCGCCCACAGCGTGCCGCCAGCGCCGCACCCGGTGCGTGATGAAGAGCCGAAACTGTGA
- the sixA gene encoding phosphohistidine phosphatase SixA — MKLWILRHGEAEGHARTDAERNLTEHGRGEVLRSAAHLIGQPLSAIIASPYVRAQQTAHLVREALGFEPEIRTVPWLTPEGNPLQVLEQLDTDDNVLLVSHQPLVGSLISFLQHGHQRQPEPMHTASLAELEGDFPLAGLMSLVSVKNP, encoded by the coding sequence GTGAAGCTGTGGATCCTGCGCCACGGGGAGGCCGAAGGGCACGCGCGCACCGATGCCGAACGCAACCTCACCGAGCATGGCCGTGGCGAGGTGTTGCGCAGTGCTGCGCACCTGATCGGTCAGCCCCTCAGCGCGATCATCGCCAGCCCCTATGTGCGGGCGCAGCAGACCGCACACCTGGTGCGTGAAGCGCTGGGCTTCGAGCCGGAGATCCGCACCGTGCCGTGGCTGACCCCCGAGGGCAACCCGTTGCAGGTGCTGGAACAGCTCGACACCGATGACAATGTGTTGCTGGTCAGCCACCAGCCGTTGGTGGGCAGCCTGATCAGCTTTCTGCAGCACGGTCACCAGCGCCAGCCGGAGCCGATGCACACCGCCAGCCTGGCGGAACTGGAAGGGGATTTCCCGCTGGCGGGGCTGATGAGCCTGGTCAGCGTGAAGAATCCGTAG